The genomic segment ttttttgttttccatgaaACAGGAGAGGCACCAAGTTGGACAAAGTAACCTGTGACTGATCAACGAGTGAGAGGACAACTAGAATAATCTGAATCGCACCATCCTGTGACCTGGAAATTCGTTTTTGCTTGTAACAAAATTCCATGACCGACAGTGCCTTTTAGATAGCGAACCACACGAAGAGCTGCTTGACAATGATCCTCTCGAGGGTGCtgcataaattttgaaaaaatatgcACAGAGAAAGTCAAATCGGGTCGGTCGCAGCAAAATAGATGAACCGGCCAATGAGCCGCCAATACTGTGCAGGGACTGTAAGCAAAGGCGACTTGGAGAGCGCCaacttatgattttgttcaagTGGAAAAGCATCTGGTTTGGAACCATGTAAACCTGCCTCGGCAACAATTTCAAGATCATATTTGCGCTGACTCAGAAAAAAACTGCTTCTTCCCCTAGATACTTCAAtgcccaaaaaatatttgagagGACCTAAATCTTTCATCTTGAAACAGGTTGCCAAATAATCTTTGAACATTTGCAGAGCTCCTGATGAATTACTTGAGACAatcatgtcatcaacataaatgagAATATTAATCTGGATGCCGCCTTTGTCAAATGCAAACAGCGAGTAGTCAGACAGCAACTGAACAAAACCATATTCACGAAGAGAAGACGTGAGTTTCGCAAACCAACATCTAGAAGCTTGTTTGAGACCATACAAGGATTTCCTTAATCGACAAAGTTTCTTATCGTCAGCAACATGAAAACCGGGTGGAGGTTTCATATATACCTCTTCTTCAAGATCACCATGGAGGAAGGCATTGTgcacatccatttgatggacAATCCAGTTTCGACCGGCAGCAACCTCGAGGAACAAGCGAACCGATTCCATCTTGGCAACTGGTGCAAAAGTATCTCCATAATCGATACCTTCAATCTGCTTATTTCCAAGAGCAACTAACCTGGCCTTATATCGGTCGATGGTGCCATTGGTGTGATGCTTGATTTTGTAGACTCACTTCAAACCTATTGCTCGTTTTCCTGGGGGTAAATCCTCAATGGTCCATGTTTCGTTCTCCTCCAAAGCTTTAACCTCTCTACCCATTGCATCCTTCCAGACTCGTTTTTGAACAGCTTGTTTAAAACTATGAGGTTCAACAGCCTCTGTAACCGCAACCAAGTATGCCTGATGTGTTGCCAAAAAATGATTGTTCCCAAGATAATTATGAATTGAATACCAACATGTACCTTTAACGGGTTGAAAAACCGAGTTTGAGCAGAATTGGTGACATAATCATTCAAGGCCACAGGTTGGGAGCGTGTGCGTTCACTGCAACGAAGAGGGATAGGAGCCAGAGGAGGGACGACCACTGCGACCAGTTCCGGCGAGAGTGAATCAGTATCAGAAGCCGACGGAGATGATTCATCAGTGTCGGGGGAAGTATCAGATCGGGTCGGAGAGGAGTCGTCAAGGGGTGGAGAAGATAAATTCGATGGAGGGCTTGCAATAGCAGGTGGATCGGCATCACGTGATGGGCTGCGATTTATAGGCCCAATATCATCCATAGGTAATGGACCTGGTGAAATAGAAGCCCACAGAGCATCTCCTTCCTCCAATAGAGCAGACGACGATTGTTTCGACACCTCTGCGAACAGATAAACATCCTCTTAGAATTTGATATCGCGAGAAACCAAAAACTCGTGTGTCTCAAGATCATACAACTGCCAGGCCTTTTTCCCATATGGGTAGCCAACGAACACGCACTTGCGACTTCTTGCAGAAAATTTGTCACCTTTGTTCGTGTGAGCAtagcaaagaaacacaaatgaCCATAATTGGGAGCCTTATTGTGAATTCGTTCATACGGTGTTAAACCGTTCAAGACTGAACTAGGAGTTCGATTTATCAAGTAAGCAGCCGTTAAAATGCACTCGTCCCAAAAATCAATGGGCAGAGAAGCTTGAAAACGAAGAGGGCAATGTTGAGGATGTGAAGATGTTTCCGTTCGACACGGCCATTCTGTTGTGGTGTCGTGACACAAGAGATTTCATGGATGATTCCTTGAGACCGAAAATACGCAGACATGGCCATGAACTCTGTGCCATTGTTGCTACGAACCCGTTGTACAACCATGGAGATAAGATGTTTAAAGTTTGTTGCAGTCTCGGTTTTGTCAACTTGCAAATACAACCAAACACTTCTAGAGTAATCGTCGACTATGGTAAGAAAGTAACAAGCTCCAGAATGAGACGGTGTTTTGTAAGGTCCCCAAAGATCGATATGAAgcaattaaaaaattgaacttgTTTTATTACTGCTTAGAGGAAAAACAGTTCGTGTATGCTAAACGCGGAGACAAACATCACACGCCTTATTGGAAAGTTTAGAAACAACATAAACatcaaggtttgaaagaaaactAACTATTTTATCAGAAGGATGACCCATCCTCTTATGCAACAAATCATAAGACTTCTCCTCCTTAGGTAACACCGATGCAGCCAACTCTATTCTGCAGAAATGAAAGATTCCAGCATCACGCTTCCCCGCACCAATCATCATCCTCGAAGCGCGGTCCTGGATAACAAGGAACTTTTCAGCCAGTTGAACCACACAACTATTTTCATCCATCAGTTGTCCTAGTGAAATCATATCAAAGTGAAACCCAACAACATAAAAAACAGATTTAAACACTAAGTTGTCACCTATAACCAATGTGCCTTCTTTAACAGATATACGTTCACGCGTCAGctaaaataaccaaaacagGTTGTTCTATATCCCTCACATTAGTAAGAATTCCTAAATTCCCAGTAAGATGATGAGAGGCCCCGTGTCGAGTATCCAAGATGGAGAAAAGGAATTACccgatattttttatttctagagCTAGCACCACCGTTGAGAAGAGTCATGAGTGTTCGCCATTGAGTGTCATTGAGTCCAGCCACCGCATCCTTGTCTTTATTAGTGATCACATGATTCGCAGTTTCAATGAGTGGAGTTGCAGTGACATGCACAACATTAGCATATGAGAGACCGCTACAACCACGTCCTTGAGCACCCGAAGGAGACACGCCACGACCTTGACCAGAAGACGTACGAGACCGAGGACGATCACCCCACCACTCAGCATAACCAATCACTCCATAGCAACTCTCAGAAGCATGACCAGGACGATTGCAATGCTTACAAAACAGAGTTTGTCTTTGTCATCCCGATGAAAGACCGGTTTGGTCTGAGCAACAAAAGCGGTAATCTGTTGTTGGTCATCACGGTGGAGAGTTACATTCTGCACGAGGTCTTCCTATTGGCGGACAATGTTATACACCTCTTCCATCGGTTGTAGTGGAACTCGAGAGATCCAAATTGATCGGACGGTGCGAAACGAGGTATCATCAAGACCAAAAATAAATTGGTGCACCTTGTCATCTTCACGGTCTTTCTCTTGAACCTCCCAAAGGTTACACTCACACTTACCGCACTTACAAACACTGAGAGAACGGTAGGTAGCCATACTATCCCAAATGTGATTCAGCTTACCAAAATATGCTTCAATGGCGAGACCTCTCTGTTTGCAACAGGCTAACTCCGCTTTGATTTGTTGAAGCTTAGGACCATTCATGATAGAAAACCGCTTCTTGAGATGATCCCACAGATCTTTCGCAACATCCCGGTGAGAGATATTCGAACGTAACACCGGATCAATGGACATCTTGATCCATGACACAAGGAGCGCCTGAATCGTCCACCACTCTTCGAGATCTGGCAATCCCTCAGTCAGTCGAGCAATGGTACCATCTAGGAAACCAAACTTCTTGCGAGATAACAATGCCGTCTTCATGCCACAAGCCCATTCGTCGTAGTTCGTACCTTGTAGCAGTGGATGGGAAATCACTGCTCCAGGATTGTCAGCGGCTGTCAGATCGTACTTAGATATCGTGCGGCGAACCTCTGTAACAGCCGGGGTCGGGTTCGGTCGGGTCGGGGTCACTTGTTCGGAAGCCAtcggaaaaaaaagaaaaacaatcgaggaaaaaaaaatatgtgtttataAATGTTTCtcaggctctgataccatgaaatgGTCAGAGGAGGAAGACCAGATGGAGTGAATATCCTGATATATTGCATTAAGGCGATTACATAGCTTATATAAGCTGATACAGAATCCTAAGACATAAATACAATGATATGATATCTCCTATGATTTAATATATACGATATGATTTCCCTAAACATGTGGGATATAATTATAGACACTATCCCATTATTTTAGACGTTTAATATCCAATTGTTTTCGAATGGAAtaaaaatataccaaataatAAAACTGTGTCatttaaaaacccaaaataataagCGCTGTTATTTTCATACCTACGATTTTTCAACataatcaaaattccaattttaccctgattatctaattaattaataatttttaatataaaactctCGATTTTTtgttaaccatatcaaaccgGGAGTTAACCGGTTACGTACTTCTATCTTTCTAGttctatctctcttcttcttcgtcccggttaattaaaaaagaaagcaaatatcgtgtatatttatattttagtgtTTAGGTGGATATCCGACATCCATTTCAGATAGTTCGTATCTTATATACATTGTTTCAAGTCAGTAAAACATATGAACACatgtgtttttatatgatttaagCGCATAAAAGAAACAAGGGATTGAAgagaatataaaaagaaaaagtattgaaataAACAAAGGCGAAAACGCGCTAGTGTAGAGACACATAAACGAAGAcgaataaacaaacaaaaaatttcgatatgatcaataccaaaaaaaaaaaaaagaacgaatgAAAAGGGAAAGTGTTTTTTTACATAGGTGTCGTCAACTCTGAGTAGTATGTATTAGAGAATCGATCTGAGATCAATTAAGCAATAATTGAGTCATTAAGCTGTAATCGTTGAAGTCTCACTGTTATTGGCGGATTCAAATCGACAGAATCAGTGCGTTGACTTGGGGATCTCTGGTTCATTCAGTAAACTGCTACGGTCGTTTCTTAGAGTGAGTACTCTAATCCTTATTCTCTTCAATATTTTTCATGGAGTCAatagattttcttgttgttcgTTCCCATAACGCATGCAGCTTCTAatttcagtgtttttttttttcaatcgcAGGCTTGATCTGTCTAGGCACACAGATTTGAGTCAAGTTCTATACTGGAGTCACATTTGGTCAAAACAGAGACGCTTTAAAAGGTGAACCAAATATGAACTGAATTATTGAGACAATGATGTAATGTCCTCATGTCAACAAATTATGTTTTACTGGATGTGTTTTAGCTAGCTTGTTATTATCCAGTACATGAGTTTCATGTCGCattggattatatatatttttccgtTGACTTGCAATGAAAATTAATTACTCGTAGAAATTTAAATGGAAAACAACTTTATTAACATAGCATTGAcatattaacaaattaaaatctacAGTCTGATACTCTGATCACTGCAGAGGACAAAGGGTAGTCATATAACTTCTTCTTCGAGCCAATGGTTGGAAGGTTCCCATTAATGTTCCTCCTTGTTTCACATTTATTCGTGTCAGGTACAGCCGTTACTATTATTCCAGATTACAATTTTGGTGTTTAATCActatttgatgatttttttttcttcattgttaATTTTCTTATCAATCGTAGGAGTAATGTCGAGAAACTTTACTATAGAGAACAAATGCGATTACACTGTCTGGCCAGGAATCCTAACCATGGCTACTATGGTTTTTCCCACCACCGGCTTCACCCTCAAGAAAGGGGAGTCGCGTGTCATCAATGTGCCATCGTCATGGACAGGTCGTTTGTGGGGTAGATCCCACTGCTCCACCAGCTCAACAGGGAATTTCTCTTGTGCCACGGGAGACTGCGGCTCCGGAAAAATCGAGTGCTCGGGAGCCAGAGCATCGCCTCCGACGACTCTAATCGATTTTACCCTCGACGGTCCAAACGGTGAAGACTACTATGACGTAACTGTCGCGGACGGTTACAACCTTCCCTTGGTTGTGGTCCCACAGCTTTCAGGGAGACGGAGTGGCCGGACATGCAGCAACGTTGGTTGCGTGGTCAACCTAAACAAGACGTGTCCGTCAGAGCTTAGGGTGATGGGAAGCTCCAACAAGGAACATCCCATCGCTTGCATGAACGCTTGTGACAAATTCAAGTTGCCGGAGTTCTGCTGTTACGGTGAGCACGGCACACCTGAAACATGCCAACCGACGCTTTATTCGAAGAATTTCAAGAACGAGTGTCCACTCGCTTATAGCTATGCTTATGACGATAGAAACAGCACCGTCAGATGCTCAAACTCAGCTAACTACATCATCACCTTTTGCCCGCTGATTACTTCGAACACCACCAAGTAAGTTTCCGTAATCACCTTCCCTCTAGTCATTTTCTATCTTCTCAAAGACGATAGAAGGGTCGTTAGACATCACACTGCTTTAGTTTTGACCATTTATTCtcgtgatatatatatatatatatatatatatatatatatatatatatatatatatatatatgtatatatatatataattacaaatttacaaatgCGAATTACGTTTGGTGTTTAATTGTTGTGTTAACCCAATCTAACTTATCTTGCTAATGAGTTGATGCCATACTCCGATCACAACCATGTTAGTATCATAGTATGTGATCCAATGCTATAGaaatattattctaaaatttGGTTGCATAGTTGTCTAATTGTCCATCTATCCTTAAGTTGTCAAAAAATAGTTACATTTTTCAAGGTTGGTAAATTTCGTTATTAGTCAGTTAACAAAACCTTTTTGGTAGTTTAGGAAACTAATCAGTCCTTAGACTGCCGCTTAAATATTCGAGGTGCTAAGCAAAATCTTATGTTTGATTAACGCCTATcagtttttaaaacattttagagACTTCAAATGTATTTCTTATAAACTGATATAGTGATATGTATGTAATAAATGTCACTTGTTGGATAGCAACACCATAAGCTCAGCGTCTCAATCCTCCAAGGAAACAAATGGAGGAACAAAACgtaagtttattatatttaccTTTTCATACCAATATAtctcatgtttcttttttcttaagaagacttcttgtttgattatttttccaTTGCAGAAAAATCATCATGGAAGTTAAAACTCATACTTGGTACAATATCTCGCTCAATCCATCTGATTGTACGTACCcttgtatatatacaaaaacacctggatttttttattcttctttattATCTTATTCCAGGAGTCTCAGCAGCAGCTTTAACCATAATGATCACAATTTTCGTCGTAGTAATAGTCAGAAAAAACAATGAGAGAAAGAGTGATTGGAATGACCAGAATGTTGAAGCAGTTGTAATGTTGAAACGATATAGTTATACAAGAGTCAAGAAGATGACAAACTCATTTGCGCATGTTCTCGGGAAAGGAGGATTTGGAACTGTCTACAAAGGAAAGTTACCCGATAGCGGTCGAGATATTGCAGTGAAGATCTTGAAGGAAACAGAAGGGAATGGAGAAGAGTTCATAAACGAAGTAGCTAGCATGAGTAGAACATCTCATGTCAATATTGTTTCTCTGCTTGGATTCTGCTACGAAAGGAACAAGAGAGCTATTATCTACGAGTTCATGCCGAGTGGATCCCTCGACAAGTTTGTTTCTGAGAATATGTCAACCAAGAAAGATTgggaaaaattatatgacattgCGATAGGTGTCTCTCGTGGGCTAGAGTATTTGCACAATCGTTGTGTCACAAGGATTGTGCATTTCGACATAAAGCCGCAGAACATACTCATGGACGAAAATCTTTGCCctaaaatttcagattttggtCTTGCTAAATTGTGCAAAAACAAGGAGAGCATCATATCGATGCTACACATGAGAGGGACCTTTGGATACATTTCCCCTGAAATGTTTTCCAAGAACTTTGGAGCAGTTTCGCACAAGTCagatgtttatagttttggtATGGTCGTTCTCGAGATGATTGGAGCAAAGAATATAGAAAGGGTTGAATATTCTGGATCCAACAATAGTTCAATGTACTTTCCAGATTGGGTCTATAAAGATTTTGAGAGGGGAGAAACCGCAAGGATTTTTGGAGATGGTATGaccgatgaagaagagaaaattgcAAAGAAATTGGTATTGGTTGCTCTATGGTGTATTCAGATGAATCCATCTGATCGTCCACCGATGATAAAAGTCATTGAAATGTTAGAGGGGAATCTAGAGGCTATGGAAGTTCCAGCTAATCCTTTCTTGCTTGCACAAGCAACAACGGTTCCAGATGCTCTTGAAGATAGTAGTGAGACTTCAGCCTTCTTTAATCCAAGTCATTCTGAAAGAGATACTCGCTTAACTAGTGAAGATGCTATACACTTTTCCAAGGAAGTGTTGCAACAAACTGTTGAAGAGAGTCAACATGGGTCAAGGTCCTCCTAAGCTAAAGTCAACCGGAGTGTGGATATCTATAAAACTTGACAAGATCTTAAGTTATTCTTCTCGATTAggtttctaaaattttctgACTAAATTAGTCTTAATTCTATGCTTACTAGATGATGTTTATTGATGCAGACACTCAACATTGTTCGTTAATGAAGACTAATTTCCgttgtttttttaaatggaaaatcaattttattatatcacAAAAATGTTATAGTATACATATACATGAACCACtcaatacatgaaaaaaaaagtttaacacTATCGTTGCTTAATAAAGTGTTGTTACAATTGTTGCTTTAGTAGAGAACAACGCTAGTTTAAACTTCCCTAAAACAAAGCTAAGGTGTCAATGaacttattttgtttcttgaaaaaatattacaacCAGACAGGCATTCTATTGATTGTATGAATGTTTGCGCCAATTTAATGTTTAAAGTAACAAATTTCTTCAACCCCACAAAAATGTAACTGTTtagcaaaagagaaataatctaaccgtttttttttgtaagggaTAGGGAGAAAAAGATCTCcgtgttatttatttaaagaaactGAACAATTACAAACGAATGTATCTTGGGATCGAAATCCCTCGAGCATCCTCCTCAACTAACAAGGCCATATCATCCGGAGCTAACTCCAACATTTGAAAACCTAAAGGCAATGTAAAAGCATAGACGGCTAGCGCGTCGGCAAGACGGTTCGCCTCTCTATACACATGTGTAAcacggactatccagtccctaGATAAAAAGCCATGGCACAGGCGTACCAGAAAAGACAGGGGATGAGTGTCACTGATCCCTATCCTTAAGAACTCCACCACCAATTTCGAATCCACCTCAACCTCCAACCTTCGAACATTCTTCCCCCATGCTATGTAAAGTCCATAATATACGCCCCATAGTTCTGCTAATTGGGCTGAACAGACGCCAATATTCAGCACAAAACCACCATACCACCGACCTGCATGATCCCGCAAGACACCACCCGCCGTTGCAGGTCCCGGATTACCACGAGATGCTCCATCAGTATTCAACTTAATCCATCCCTCAGTCGGCGCCTGCCATGCAACCATCCTTACCACCCGTTCCGCTG from the Camelina sativa cultivar DH55 chromosome 12, Cs, whole genome shotgun sequence genome contains:
- the LOC104733028 gene encoding LEAF RUST 10 DISEASE-RESISTANCE LOCUS RECEPTOR-LIKE PROTEIN KINASE-like 2.4, whose product is MVGRFPLMFLLVSHLFVSGVMSRNFTIENKCDYTVWPGILTMATMVFPTTGFTLKKGESRVINVPSSWTGRLWGRSHCSTSSTGNFSCATGDCGSGKIECSGARASPPTTLIDFTLDGPNGEDYYDVTVADGYNLPLVVVPQLSGRRSGRTCSNVGCVVNLNKTCPSELRVMGSSNKEHPIACMNACDKFKLPEFCCYGEHGTPETCQPTLYSKNFKNECPLAYSYAYDDRNSTVRCSNSANYIITFCPLITSNTTNNTISSASQSSKETNGGTKQKSSWKLKLILGVSAAALTIMITIFVVVIVRKNNERKSDWNDQNVEAVVMLKRYSYTRVKKMTNSFAHVLGKGGFGTVYKGKLPDSGRDIAVKILKETEGNGEEFINEVASMSRTSHVNIVSLLGFCYERNKRAIIYEFMPSGSLDKFVSENMSTKKDWEKLYDIAIGVSRGLEYLHNRCVTRIVHFDIKPQNILMDENLCPKISDFGLAKLCKNKESIISMLHMRGTFGYISPEMFSKNFGAVSHKSDVYSFGMVVLEMIGAKNIERVEYSGSNNSSMYFPDWVYKDFERGETARIFGDGMTDEEEKIAKKLVLVALWCIQMNPSDRPPMIKVIEMLEGNLEAMEVPANPFLLAQATTVPDALEDSSETSAFFNPSHSERDTRLTSEDAIHFSKEVLQQTVEESQHGSRSS